From the Nodularia sp. NIES-3585 genome, one window contains:
- a CDS encoding glycosyltransferase, which produces MKIELPLTALVPTRNRSEPLRRMLESLAQQSAQPLEMIVLDGSDDDRTKEICGNFIPGLLTKIHYHQAIKLGAAAQRNQAMDYATQNTIWLLDDDILLEPECLERLWNALHSDPHMGGVNAMITNQKYLPPGRISRLLFQFLHGRYESSYAGKCIGPGMNLLPEDREDLPEVVPVEWLNTTCVLYRREALPHPLFPDIFKGYSLMEDVTLSLTVGRTWKLANARTARIFHDSQPGDHKNNPSVLAEMDLVNRHYVMTQILGRQQWQYYLKLAVLQLFGIVASLTKWQGWVDLPKVLTGKMQAIAQIISTQ; this is translated from the coding sequence ATGAAAATCGAACTTCCTCTGACTGCTTTAGTTCCTACGCGTAATCGTTCAGAACCATTGAGAAGGATGCTTGAGAGTTTGGCTCAACAGTCAGCACAACCCTTAGAAATGATTGTGCTAGATGGTTCAGATGATGATCGCACCAAAGAAATTTGTGGAAATTTTATTCCAGGTCTGCTCACTAAAATTCACTACCATCAAGCAATAAAACTGGGTGCGGCTGCTCAACGCAATCAAGCAATGGATTATGCAACTCAAAACACTATTTGGCTACTAGATGATGATATTTTGCTTGAACCAGAATGTCTAGAGAGATTGTGGAACGCCCTACACAGTGACCCGCACATGGGAGGGGTTAATGCTATGATTACCAATCAAAAATATCTACCTCCTGGACGCATTAGCCGATTGCTTTTTCAATTCTTACACGGTCGTTATGAAAGTAGTTATGCCGGCAAGTGTATTGGTCCGGGAATGAATTTATTACCAGAAGATCGGGAGGATTTACCAGAAGTAGTTCCCGTGGAATGGTTAAATACAACTTGTGTACTTTATCGAAGAGAAGCGCTACCTCATCCCTTATTTCCAGACATTTTTAAGGGCTACTCCCTGATGGAAGATGTTACCTTATCCTTGACGGTTGGAAGAACTTGGAAGTTAGCTAATGCTCGCACGGCTCGGATATTTCATGATAGCCAACCAGGTGATCATAAAAATAATCCGAGTGTTTTAGCTGAAATGGATTTAGTTAACCGTCATTATGTAATGACTCAAATTCTCGGTCGTCAGCAATGGCAGTATTATCTGAAATTAGCTGTACTGCAACTATTTGGAATTGTGGCTTCACTAACCAAATGGCAGGGTTGGGTTGATTTACCAAAAGTATTGACTGGAAAAATGCAGGCGATCGCTCAAATTATATCAACTCAATAG
- a CDS encoding glycosyltransferase family 2 protein: MNKINQEVETQRQYYVRTAEQSDNIHMNTCEITVVIPTYNRLPKLLETLEKILECNPRPNEIIIHIDGNDTITEQGLQNRKFPEIKIIKNHLQVGPGGGRNIAISHATNSIIASFDDDSYPIDTDYFYRLQVLFKNFPKAAAIAASIYHINETIIDDALTAKWVSDFVGCGCAYRKEIFQQTSGYVNLAVAYGMEEVDLSLRLHNMGWGVLESSWLRVFHNTTLEHHGNPKITASSIANQILLAYLRYPTQFWWLGIGQCINRIIWLIRHRRTAGIAEGVFAIPKLIRRHYQQRQVVSAKSLLSYLQLRKKAITVSLDIE; the protein is encoded by the coding sequence ATGAATAAAATAAATCAAGAAGTAGAAACTCAGCGTCAATACTACGTCCGCACAGCTGAACAATCTGACAATATACATATGAACACTTGCGAAATTACTGTAGTTATACCAACTTACAATCGATTACCTAAACTGTTAGAAACATTAGAAAAAATTTTAGAATGTAATCCCAGACCAAATGAAATCATTATCCATATAGATGGAAATGACACCATAACCGAACAAGGATTGCAAAACCGTAAATTTCCAGAAATAAAAATTATTAAAAATCATCTGCAAGTTGGCCCAGGTGGGGGTAGAAATATAGCTATATCCCACGCCACTAATTCAATTATAGCTAGCTTTGATGATGATTCCTATCCTATAGATACAGACTACTTTTATCGTCTACAAGTTCTTTTTAAAAATTTTCCAAAAGCAGCAGCTATTGCGGCTAGTATATATCACATCAATGAAACAATTATAGATGATGCGTTAACAGCTAAATGGGTATCAGATTTTGTTGGTTGTGGATGTGCTTATAGAAAAGAGATATTCCAACAAACTAGTGGATATGTTAATTTAGCAGTTGCATATGGCATGGAAGAAGTTGATTTATCTCTACGCCTTCATAACATGGGGTGGGGAGTTTTAGAAAGCTCTTGGTTGAGAGTGTTTCATAACACAACCCTAGAACACCATGGTAATCCAAAAATTACTGCGTCCAGCATAGCGAATCAGATTTTACTAGCTTATTTAAGATACCCTACCCAATTTTGGTGGTTAGGAATTGGACAATGTATTAACCGTATTATCTGGTTAATACGGCACAGAAGAACAGCAGGAATTGCAGAAGGTGTATTTGCCATTCCTAAACTAATTAGACGACATTATCAACAACGTCAGGTTGTTTCTGCCAAGTCGTTACTCTCTTATCTCCAATTACGTAAAAAGGCTATTACCGTCTCATTAGATATCGAATGA
- a CDS encoding sulfotransferase, translating into MSKTLPNLIIIGAMKSGTSSLHNYLNLHPEIQMSTLKELDFFVLEKNWNQGIDWYSNQFPINQEARIFGESSPNYTKCHIFPNVPQRMASVLPEVKLIYILRDPIKRILSHYFHQFVDRQEMRPLIDVIQDKENNNYINASKYYFQIQHFLSNYKLEQILILTLEELEKNRTQTLQRVFNFLGVDSLFEHPKFSQNYHLSSEKRRLNSLGHTVSKLPSGLRFCKYFPSFFEEKVQYPVVDDEIINCLKSSLDEDISQLRSLTGLEFSAWSL; encoded by the coding sequence ATGAGTAAAACCTTACCAAATTTAATTATTATTGGTGCCATGAAAAGCGGCACCAGCAGTTTACATAATTATCTAAACTTGCATCCAGAAATTCAAATGTCTACTTTAAAAGAATTGGATTTCTTTGTTTTAGAAAAAAATTGGAATCAAGGGATTGATTGGTATAGTAATCAATTTCCTATCAATCAGGAAGCCAGAATATTTGGTGAGTCCTCACCTAACTATACGAAATGTCATATTTTTCCTAACGTTCCGCAACGTATGGCTTCTGTATTACCCGAAGTCAAACTTATTTATATTCTTCGTGACCCAATTAAACGAATTTTGTCTCACTATTTCCATCAGTTTGTAGATCGGCAAGAAATGCGTCCACTTATTGATGTTATACAAGATAAGGAAAATAATAACTATATCAATGCTAGTAAATACTACTTTCAGATCCAACATTTTTTGTCTAATTACAAACTTGAGCAAATTCTTATTTTAACTTTGGAAGAATTAGAAAAAAATCGGACTCAAACACTGCAAAGGGTATTTAATTTTTTGGGCGTTGATTCTTTATTTGAACACCCGAAATTTTCCCAAAATTATCATCTTTCTTCAGAAAAGCGAAGATTAAATAGTTTGGGGCATACCGTTTCTAAGCTACCATCTGGATTGCGGTTTTGTAAATATTTTCCTTCTTTTTTTGAAGAAAAGGTTCAATACCCAGTTGTTGATGATGAGATTATAAATTGTCTGAAATCATCATTGGATGAAGATATCTCCCAGTTACGCTCTTTAACTGGATTGGAATTTTCAGCTTGGTCTTTATAA
- a CDS encoding glycosyltransferase: protein MTKVSILIPCYNAEKWIKQCIESALNQTYADKEVIVVDDGSTDGSLELIRSFGNLIHWETGENLGGNAARNRLLKLSTGEWLQYLDADDYLLPTKIEQQVNFLDLVPSADIIYSPSILEYWEIEMVKQEILPISEPHDPWILLARWYLPQTGSPLWRKQAFLDVGGWKAAQPVCQEHELYLRLLKAGKRFEYCHESGSVYRQWSESTVCKKDKTLTYQHRLKITDDLESHLKLIDEINNERLYAINKSRFECARMIWLFNADWAKSIIKKIHDSDPDFKLSSSTAPRLYQKIYHFWGFEAAERTAKLKRQLLT, encoded by the coding sequence ATGACTAAAGTTAGTATTCTAATTCCCTGCTATAATGCTGAAAAATGGATTAAGCAGTGTATTGAAAGTGCTTTAAATCAAACGTATGCCGATAAAGAGGTAATTGTTGTAGATGATGGTTCTACAGATGGAAGTTTAGAACTAATTAGAAGTTTTGGAAATTTAATTCATTGGGAAACAGGAGAAAATCTCGGTGGGAATGCTGCACGCAATCGTTTATTAAAACTAAGTACAGGTGAATGGTTACAATATTTAGATGCAGATGATTATTTACTCCCTACCAAGATTGAACAACAAGTTAATTTTTTGGATCTTGTTCCCAGTGCAGATATAATTTACAGTCCCAGTATTCTTGAGTATTGGGAAATAGAAATGGTGAAACAAGAAATTTTGCCGATTTCTGAACCTCACGATCCTTGGATTTTATTAGCTCGTTGGTACTTACCTCAAACAGGTAGTCCTCTCTGGAGAAAACAGGCTTTTTTAGATGTGGGAGGGTGGAAAGCTGCTCAACCAGTCTGTCAAGAACATGAGTTGTATTTACGACTTCTTAAAGCTGGGAAAAGATTTGAATATTGTCATGAATCTGGTTCAGTTTATAGACAGTGGAGTGAATCAACAGTCTGTAAAAAAGATAAAACATTAACATATCAGCATCGTTTAAAAATTACAGATGATTTGGAATCACATTTAAAATTAATTGATGAAATTAATAATGAGCGTTTATATGCTATTAATAAATCAAGATTTGAATGTGCTAGGATGATTTGGTTGTTCAATGCGGATTGGGCTAAAAGTATCATCAAAAAAATCCATGATTCAGACCCTGATTTTAAACTGTCAAGCTCTACAGCGCCCCGACTTTATCAAAAAATATACCATTTTTGGGGATTTGAAGCAGCTGAAAGAACTGCCAAACTGAAAAGGCAACTACTGACATAA
- a CDS encoding glycosyltransferase, whose translation MNNNTPSSETLRVLIMPDYRIDNPYQQLLAKALTSEGVEVLFPFGYRRVFPILRAIKTQENKIDVLHLHWLSPYIKGRNKFTKSIYAIKFVIDIVLTKWIGVKVVWTVHNYTAHNSQFPGLEHWTQQNLLKLADRIIFHNISALKDFSQTYQVDKSKTEVIPHGHYREVYKSPIDKLVARKALSLPLSGRIYLNLGMLRPYKGIERLLQVWRENKNKNLLGESTLLIAGQALDQDYGQKLANQASETEGVILHTNFIADERLHLFFSAADVVVLPFDRILTSGSLILAMSYDKPIIAPRTGSIVETLGTADWLLYEPGDNQGLLHALKESTQIDLDALSQLIKQECDRLDWDKIGQSTQQIYHKF comes from the coding sequence ATGAATAATAATACTCCTTCATCAGAAACTTTAAGAGTTTTGATCATGCCCGATTATCGCATTGATAACCCCTATCAACAACTCTTAGCTAAAGCATTAACAAGTGAAGGAGTGGAGGTATTATTTCCCTTTGGCTATCGTCGGGTATTCCCTATTTTGAGAGCTATTAAAACTCAGGAAAATAAGATAGATGTATTACATCTTCATTGGTTAAGTCCCTACATCAAAGGAAGAAATAAATTTACTAAATCAATCTATGCCATTAAATTTGTAATTGATATTGTACTTACTAAGTGGATAGGCGTAAAAGTAGTTTGGACTGTTCATAATTATACTGCTCACAATTCCCAGTTTCCAGGTTTAGAACATTGGACTCAACAAAATTTACTAAAACTAGCAGACCGGATTATTTTTCATAATATTTCTGCGTTAAAAGATTTTTCTCAAACTTATCAGGTTGACAAATCAAAAACGGAGGTTATTCCTCACGGACACTATCGAGAAGTTTACAAAAGTCCAATTGACAAATTAGTAGCAAGGAAAGCTTTAAGTCTTCCTCTATCTGGGCGCATTTATCTAAACTTAGGTATGTTGCGACCATACAAAGGAATTGAACGTTTATTGCAAGTCTGGCGAGAAAATAAGAATAAGAATTTGCTCGGAGAAAGTACCCTATTAATAGCCGGACAAGCTTTGGATCAAGACTACGGACAAAAGCTAGCCAACCAAGCATCTGAGACAGAAGGAGTGATTCTGCACACAAATTTTATAGCAGATGAACGCCTACATCTTTTTTTTAGTGCAGCTGATGTTGTCGTGCTTCCCTTTGACCGGATTTTAACTTCGGGTAGTCTGATTTTGGCAATGTCCTATGACAAACCAATTATCGCTCCCCGTACTGGTAGTATTGTGGAAACCTTGGGTACTGCTGATTGGTTATTGTATGAGCCAGGAGATAATCAAGGCTTATTGCACGCCCTTAAAGAAAGTACACAAATAGACTTAGATGCATTAAGTCAGCTAATTAAACAAGAGTGCGATCGCCTGGATTGGGACAAAATAGGACAATCAACTCAGCAAATTTACCATAAATTTTAA
- a CDS encoding glycosyltransferase, producing the protein MSINLSVIICSHNPRQDYFLIVLDALKNQTLSVNIWELLLIDNASDKLLASEIDLSWHPHSRHIREDELGLTPARLRGIREAKAEILVFVDDDNVLDDDYLEIALKISKDYPFIGAWGGKIRPEFEVTPPDWTKPYWNLLAIRDFESDRWSNLIHQNYTVPCGAGLCIRRVVAEKYNELLSQDAQRANLDRKGKVLTSCGDTDLALTACKIDLGTGQFTALGLTHLIPAQRIEEDYLIKLVQGIAYSSTILKALWGEYPSQVSRSQKLFEFYMRLRMDTKSRRFYDASRAGKNLAIKNISSW; encoded by the coding sequence ATGTCCATTAATTTGAGTGTAATTATATGTTCTCACAACCCTCGTCAGGACTACTTTTTAATAGTCTTAGATGCTTTGAAAAATCAAACACTATCTGTGAATATATGGGAATTACTTTTAATAGATAATGCAAGTGATAAATTGCTTGCCTCAGAAATTGATCTGAGTTGGCATCCTCACTCACGCCATATTCGTGAAGATGAACTCGGCTTAACTCCTGCTAGATTAAGAGGAATACGAGAAGCTAAAGCAGAAATATTAGTTTTTGTAGATGATGATAATGTTTTAGATGATGATTATTTAGAAATAGCTCTTAAAATTAGTAAAGATTACCCGTTTATTGGTGCTTGGGGTGGAAAAATTAGACCTGAATTTGAGGTTACGCCTCCAGATTGGACAAAACCTTACTGGAATTTGCTGGCAATTAGAGATTTCGAGAGCGATAGATGGTCAAATCTGATTCACCAAAATTATACAGTTCCTTGTGGAGCAGGACTGTGCATTCGTAGAGTTGTAGCAGAGAAATATAATGAATTATTATCTCAAGATGCTCAAAGAGCTAATTTAGATCGTAAAGGTAAGGTATTAACTTCCTGTGGTGATACAGATTTAGCACTGACAGCTTGTAAAATTGACTTGGGTACAGGCCAATTCACTGCTTTAGGATTAACCCATTTAATTCCAGCACAGCGTATAGAAGAAGATTATTTAATCAAATTAGTTCAAGGTATTGCTTATTCTAGTACTATTTTGAAAGCACTGTGGGGAGAATATCCTAGCCAAGTAAGCAGAAGTCAAAAGCTATTTGAATTCTATATGCGGTTGCGTATGGACACAAAAAGTAGGCGTTTTTATGATGCATCAAGAGCAGGTAAAAACTTAGCTATCAAAAACATATCTAGTTGGTAA
- a CDS encoding glycosyltransferase family 2 protein → MNNEILSEINTNSSKLISDVTFPRITIITPSYNQGHFIEETIRSVVTQDYPNLEYIIIDGGSKDNTVEIIQQYEKLITYWVSEPDNGQTHAINKGLAKATGEIIAYLNSDDYYLPGTLFKVAEYFCQFPDTDLLNGRCRYVNEQGKKIGDQFGNIEKLEEILDLWGVWWRKRQFVQPEVFWSRKATEKVGFFKEELNYVMDYDYWCRILQVNGIVGKIDAELTCFRFTATQKSNHSIKVAEELLGVVQPLLWNKSLKISLIKRLLLQGNWLYQSIFLKEVENSVIQRHNQVMRWVKLFLIVMRYPKLIFASSFYKRVYQILL, encoded by the coding sequence ATGAATAATGAAATTCTCAGTGAAATAAATACTAACTCCAGTAAATTAATAAGTGATGTGACCTTTCCACGCATTACTATAATTACTCCTAGCTATAATCAAGGGCATTTTATTGAAGAGACAATTCGCTCTGTAGTAACACAAGATTACCCTAACCTGGAATACATCATAATTGATGGTGGTAGCAAAGACAATACAGTTGAAATTATCCAGCAGTACGAAAAATTGATTACTTATTGGGTAAGTGAGCCTGATAATGGTCAAACTCATGCTATCAATAAAGGACTGGCCAAAGCAACTGGGGAAATCATAGCTTATCTTAACAGCGACGATTATTATTTACCCGGTACATTATTTAAAGTTGCTGAATATTTTTGCCAATTCCCTGACACTGACTTGCTAAATGGAAGATGTCGTTATGTGAATGAGCAAGGTAAAAAAATAGGTGACCAGTTCGGTAATATAGAAAAGTTAGAAGAAATTTTAGATTTATGGGGTGTATGGTGGAGAAAACGCCAGTTTGTTCAGCCTGAAGTATTTTGGTCACGAAAAGCTACAGAAAAAGTAGGTTTTTTTAAAGAAGAACTCAACTATGTGATGGATTATGACTACTGGTGCAGAATATTGCAAGTCAACGGAATTGTGGGTAAAATTGATGCTGAACTGACTTGTTTTAGATTTACAGCTACTCAAAAATCTAATCATAGTATCAAAGTAGCAGAAGAATTGCTCGGTGTTGTGCAGCCATTGCTGTGGAATAAGTCGCTAAAAATTTCCCTGATAAAACGTCTCTTACTGCAAGGTAATTGGTTATATCAATCTATCTTTCTCAAAGAAGTAGAAAATTCTGTAATTCAGAGACATAACCAAGTAATGCGTTGGGTTAAATTATTTTTAATTGTGATGCGTTATCCAAAACTAATTTTTGCTTCTAGTTTTTATAAAAGAGTTTATCAAATCTTATTGTAG
- a CDS encoding acyltransferase yields the protein MYIIKFGFIQGKWLIDGLESRWRNFYYRTLGVKLHGYIWMKQVEIPRNYSDIELEADCALDRGVTLVCSGDSLPHPKIVIGANTYINRHTFIDAIELITLGQHCAIGPGCYITDHDHGCHPSLPPLAQPMISKATIVGDRVWIGANVTILKGVTIGNDAVVGAGSVVTKDIPEKAIAVGNPAKVIKYHPEKVTTPEI from the coding sequence ATGTACATAATTAAATTTGGTTTTATTCAGGGTAAATGGTTAATTGATGGCTTGGAAAGCCGTTGGCGCAATTTTTATTATCGTACTTTAGGAGTAAAGCTGCACGGTTATATTTGGATGAAGCAAGTTGAGATTCCGCGCAACTATAGCGATATTGAACTTGAAGCTGACTGTGCGCTAGACCGTGGAGTTACTCTGGTGTGCAGTGGTGACTCTTTGCCCCATCCCAAAATTGTTATTGGTGCAAATACTTATATTAATCGCCATACGTTTATCGATGCTATCGAATTAATAACTCTAGGCCAACATTGTGCTATTGGACCTGGTTGTTACATTACCGATCATGATCACGGTTGTCACCCCAGTTTGCCACCTTTAGCACAACCCATGATATCCAAAGCTACTATAGTTGGCGATCGCGTCTGGATTGGTGCTAACGTTACAATCCTTAAAGGTGTGACCATTGGTAACGACGCTGTAGTTGGTGCAGGTAGTGTAGTTACTAAAGATATACCAGAAAAGGCGATTGCAGTTGGCAACCCAGCTAAAGTGATTAAATACCATCCAGAAAAAGTTACAACACCAGAAATATAA